CGTCGCTGCAGACCTCGGCGATCGCCGTTAGCAGGTCGAGGTGGCTGTCATCCCGAGCCGCCAGACCGATGACCAGGCGGGCGGTATGCCCGCCGCCGAAATCGACGCCGCCCGGGACCTGGAGGATGGCCAGCCCGGGAGCGTGCACGAACGCGAGCGCCTCGCGGGTGCCATGGGGAATGGCGACGCCGTTGCCCAGGTAGGTCGTCGCCAGCTGTTCGCGCGCAAGCATGGCCGATACATAGGCGCTGCTGACGTGGCCCGCCGACACGAGCAGGTTGCCGACGGCCTGGATCGCGGCTTCTCGGCTGGCGGGGCGGGCACCGACGACGATCTTGTCGGCGGAGAGAATCGGTAAAGGAGGGGGCATGGCGCGGAGGACTAGTTTTGCGGGGACTGATCGAGCGTGCGCGCGAAGTAGTCCCGCGCAGCCGCTTCATCACCGCTGGCGAGAATGGCGACCGTGGCCGGCTCGACGAAAAGTGAGCTGAGCTGGCTGAGAATGGCGGTCTGGGCGGGTTCAAGATCCTGAGGCGCGAGCATCAGCAGGCATTGCCGGATGGTCGTGCCGTCGGCCGTGGCGATCGGCCGTTCAGGGACGTGGAGGGTAAGCGAAGGCCGCGTGATCCCGTGGTCGCGAACGTGTAGAAACACCAGCTGGCTGCCGGGGAGCACGAGCGGAGTCTGGCCGAGGCGGTGCGCGAGCTGGTCCAAGTGCGTCTCGCCCTTGGCGAGCGTGCCATCCGCGAGCAGGGGGGCCATCAAGTCGGCGAGCGCGTCGGTCAGGGAAGCCGAGCCGGGCGTGAACCGGCAGACGCGCCAACGATGCAGCAGGTCCAGGGTGAAGCTCGCGCGGCGATGACTGTCGCTCAGCCGCGCGAGCGCTTCCCCGCCGGCGCAGGCGACGGTCTGCGGTGGCGATCCGAGTTCCGCGAGGGTGGCGCGGATCTTCCGGACATCATTTTCCGGCAGGATCGGGCTGACGACGACGTGCCGTCGATGCG
This genomic window from Opitutus sp. ER46 contains:
- a CDS encoding PTS sugar transporter subunit IIA, whose amino-acid sequence is MPPPLPILSADKIVVGARPASREAAIQAVGNLLVSAGHVSSAYVSAMLAREQLATTYLGNGVAIPHGTREALAFVHAPGLAILQVPGGVDFGGGHTARLVIGLAARDDSHLDLLTAIAEVCSDDTQLQRLLSARQSAEILAQLESSLPA